The genome window TTATCCAGAAAAAAGCCCCATCAGATGAATTTGTTTTCCATCATAATGGTGTTACACTTTTTGCAGAACATATTCATTGGGAAGATGGATATGTTATGGTGACAGAGCCTCGTGTGTTAAATGGCGCACAGACAATTTCTTCTTTTGCAGGATTTCTCGAAGAACATGAAGGCAATACCGCTCTTGAATCCAATAAAAAATCTCTAGAATCCATAGAAGTTTTGGCTAAATTGATAACATCGGATGCTCAAGAAAATTTGAAAGATTTTGTCGTTCGAGTAACAATCAACACCAATCGACAAAATCCGGTAGAGCCTTGGAATTTAAGAGCAAGTGATTTGATACAATTAGAACTTGCTGATAAATTTCGCGAAGAACTCAATATTTTCTATGAAAGACAAGAGAATGCATTTGAATCTTTGAGTTACGAAGATCTAGAAGAGATGGGAATCGATGAACAGAATAAATTTATTTCCATTCGCAAATTGGCTCAGACTTTCTTAGCAGTTCAAGGTGATATTGATAAGATCAGTCGATTGAAAGAAGTTTTTGAGAACGAGCTGCTGTATCATTCCATGTTTAAAAAGAAATATTTGGATGCAAACGCAAAGAAAATCATGCTTGTCTACAAAGTTCAGCAGAGACTTGGAAAAGTACTGGAATTGATTATCGAATGGGCACCTAACAAATACTACTACATCAAAAGAGCAAAGCATTTGGTATGGGCATTGCTCATCCAAGGTATTCTCAATGACAAAAAGTTGGATTCTTTCTGTGAAGATTTCGGAACTAGACTTTCAGTTGAATCCAATTTCGGTGAAATAATCAAGGACTTAGGAATCAAAAAAATCAAACCGTTGATTGCTGATCTAGCAGCTGAACCTAAGAATGTTAAGTCAATTGAAGATGAGAAATTTACTTTTTTAAAAACCAAATCAGCATTTGATTACTGCATGAAAGCCGCAAAAAATCGTTATGGTTGGGACAAAAAAGATCTATAAATTTACCAATTGAATTTGCTTAAGATTTCTTGAATAGTTGAATGATCCAAATCATTCAGATGTAAAGTTTCTTCGCCGATTTGGAGGGAGGATGTTCCGTCTGGATACGTCAAGAATTCAAATTTTGCACCTTGGGAACTGCTATAGTCAGCGCAACTATTGAAATTATAATAGTATCTAAATCGTCCAACTTCTTCTGAATTGCGATGATTGTTTAAATCAAATAAAATGCATTCTTGATCTAAGATTTCACTTTCGTATCGATCTTCAGGAAACTGGATAAATTGGAAATAAATTATCAACCAACGAGAATCTGGACTCAAACAATGTCCATTAGGTTTCGCATCTGTTGAACCATACCAAACCAAGTTCCATTTGAACGAACTATTTAATATTCGATCGATTTGCCCTGATACTTTTTCCATCCGAGTTTAGACAATATTTCTATCAGTGTTCATTTAATCCAAGTCCAGATTTTCGGATTGCTCGGTAAGTAAGCAATTAAATGCGATGTTAAAATCCGTATCTCTTCATATTTCTGAATTGTAGTCGTATAAAAAAGAATCTGACGATCTCTATTTCTGGGCTGGAATTCCAAACCTATCAATGATATCGGTGTGGTAATTCTCTTCTTTCCTTTACCTGCGCTATAAATTCCCTCAACCTTATAGATGATTTGAGCTTCTACTTTAAGATTATTCTTCTCAATTAACAGCAATTGAAAGCCTAACTTTACCAAAATATAGATCAAAGGACTTGCAATAATCTGAGTTAACACAAAAGCTAGAATCAAACCTCCACTCAGAAAATCTCCTGTCCCATTGGACAATGCAAATCCAACGATTCCTAGAACTATACTTACGAAAACTAGATAAATCATTAAGAAAAATGCAAATGCCTTCCAACTTAATGGATCAACAATTGGAAATTTGTTTAATACATCGGATGGTGGATCACCTTCCGTTCTGATGATATGGATATGTTTCGGGTCTATTTTCATATATTTATATATTTAAATTTTAAACTTTGAATTATTCATTGAGCGAAGTATATATTCCACATTTTATTTAATGCTGAGAAAGTTGACAATCACAAAATCCCACTTAGATGAGTCCGTTACATCATTCATCAATTATTATTCAAAGAATCAAAAAATGACTTGTAGTTATTATCTATTATAAGACGTTTAAGATGCAAAAAACTCAAATGAACTATAACAATCTATTACATTTCTATATTTTTATAATAATTGCTATTTCTAATACAAATTGTCTCCAATTTCGAGAAAATGATTTTGATCCTAACTCTGAGTTTTCACAATTTTTATTTTTATCACGATTAATCAATAGTAAATCAGATCCCTTCGAAGGAAGCCAAGTAACATTTGATTCAAGAACTTTAGGTGGAACTCCAAATGGATCTGGTACATTGTATGTTGAATGGAAACCGAGTAGCGGTGCTACAACCTATAATCTTTACATTTCCGAAAATGAGAGTTCATTTACAAACGTAGAGCCAATTGTTACAGATGAACTTTTTGCTAAAGTAAATAATCTCAAACAAAATACGATGTATTATACAAAAGTTCTAGCAGACAATCAGAATTCGAGTATCACAACTCAAGCAATCACCAGTTCAACTCCTTACGGGACAGGATTACCCGTGAATGCGTTGGATATTTCTGGATTGTCAGGCCAAGGGAATCAATCTGGATTCTCACCTTCGATTATTTACAATCCATTGAACCAGAAAATTCTTGGAATCACAGAAAATGCCAATAACACCTTTTACAAACCTAGTTTATTCGATTGTGACCAGAATTTTACACAATGCATACATAAAGATATTTCAGGGAATGCGGGAAATGATTCTGGCGCGAATTCATCCATAACCTTAGATCTGATCTCGCAAAAGTTATTAGTAGCCGCCCAAAATAATGGGAACTCAGCCAAATTGAGTCTATTCAGATGCAACTTAGATGGTAGTAATTGCAATCATTATGACCTCTCCACGATTGCAGAAGCTCCCAACCAAACTGGGTATGATCCTTACATTGTGATTAATCCTTTCAATCGCAATATCATTGTAACAGCAAGGGATATTGCAGAAAATAAGTTGAGAGGATTCTTTTGTTCTAATGATATTAGTACTTGCGAATACAAGGATCTGTCTGCTGGACAACCAGCAAATTCCGGATCAGCAGGATCAGCGGTAATTGATCCTATCAATCAGAAATTATTGATAGCAACTAGAAATGGAGCGGATAATAATAAACTCTCCATATTTAGATGTGATCTTGATGGATCCAATTGCAATCATACGAATGGAGCAAGTCTCGTAGCCCAAGGAAATGATTCAGGCTGGTCTCCAAATTTAAAAATCGATATTCCGAATAAAAAGTTAATGATAGTAACTCGAGTTGGGATTCCGAATTCAAACCCTGGACTGTATCGTTGCGATTTAGATATTACAAATTGTACGTTCTCCGATCTATCATTTGGAACTGGCTCGGGACCTTCTGCAGGATTCCATCCATCCGTTATACTTGATCATATCCATGACAAGATTTTGCTTGCATCTACGAACAACGTTCTAAACTTTCGCGCTGTTATGTTTCGATGTAACCTAGATGGATCCAATTGTGAGTATTCTGATCTCTCAGTTGCTCTTTCTGAATTGGGTGAAGAAACAGGTTATGATACAAATATTGAAATTAATCCTTCAAATGGAAAAGTCATTGTATCTGCAAAATCTGATCTGTCAAGTGCTTCGAGATTGATTTACTTCCAAAGGTAGTAAACTGATTTTCTAAGGTCGCATTTTAATAATATAAGCCTGGTTATTCGTATAGGTATGAGACTTTGTTATAGAACCAGATAGGCTTCCATATTTGAACAAAGCATTTGCCAAAAAATCTCCTACTACATACAAATTACCAAGCTTATCAAATTATAACTGGTGTCTCGTAGATTTCAAATTCTTGAAATGAATTTTTATTCGCAAACTCCTTAGCGGAATCTAAACTAGTTAATAAGAATATTCCACCGATATTTGATTCGATTTGAATCGTATATATACGAAGAATAGAATAGGAACCCATATTAAATTCTTTTTCTATTTTTTCAATATTTGTATCTCTTTGTTCCATTCCTGAAATTAAATTAGGAGATAATTTATTTACAAATAACGCACAAATCGTATTATTTGCCAATAGATCATTTGCCTTCAAATTTTCCCGATCATACCGACTTATTATTTTATAATATCCTACTTTACCTTCATACCCTCTAGTTTCTTTGACTTTTTGAAACCAATCAGGGTTAAACCAGTTCTTTGCGGACGATAAATTCGACCATTCATAGATACCACCAAAATATCGACCGTCATCTCTTGAGATATATTGATAGTATTTTGATTCTAAGCCTTCAATATTTTTATATTCTGGAATAGATTTCGTATACCCATTTCTCAACAAAAATGGAAAGTAAAACCACTTAGCTTTTACATTAGTAATTGTTATGTATTTTGTATTCATTTGCTTTTTTTCCTTTTTATTTTGTTCATCAGCATTTATATTTAAGTTAATATTCAATATTAATAATATTATGAATACTGAGAATATTTTCGTAAATCGATTTGGGATTTTATTTATGGATTTTTGAATCATAATTGTTAAATTGAAAAGTTTAATTTCGGATGACGAGTTTGATCGAAGGTTCAAGCCATGCATCTTTTGCATCAGTAAAAGATGCAATCGATGTGACAATTTTCCCTGGAGTAAATTGGCCTGATTCAATCGAGGGAAG of Leptospira sp. GIMC2001 contains these proteins:
- a CDS encoding AIPR family protein encodes the protein MLVTQKDLDQIYSKVRSDFGGSKDSSFALLHLSREWKKDSNSIGHHIFHNGDSLGINAYYVDVQRKNLYLYKYSWSNSPSVFKEPIRRMAHEGLDKLFGNVAPESQEKKFLNQIRSECLENQSIIQRVFVYFVFNGDPEAADRSEAISSLREDLENKKHLLDTFFQKNISLTIDFLSNQTRKRAGLSHTTTTHQYKMKLSSPPIRKKASGGEEMNLCILKLNDLYKMYKEMGQRLFERNIRSALSLDNNPNRAIRHALKSIVIQKKAPSDEFVFHHNGVTLFAEHIHWEDGYVMVTEPRVLNGAQTISSFAGFLEEHEGNTALESNKKSLESIEVLAKLITSDAQENLKDFVVRVTINTNRQNPVEPWNLRASDLIQLELADKFREELNIFYERQENAFESLSYEDLEEMGIDEQNKFISIRKLAQTFLAVQGDIDKISRLKEVFENELLYHSMFKKKYLDANAKKIMLVYKVQQRLGKVLELIIEWAPNKYYYIKRAKHLVWALLIQGILNDKKLDSFCEDFGTRLSVESNFGEIIKDLGIKKIKPLIADLAAEPKNVKSIEDEKFTFLKTKSAFDYCMKAAKNRYGWDKKDL